A genomic window from Silene latifolia isolate original U9 population chromosome Y, ASM4854445v1, whole genome shotgun sequence includes:
- the LOC141627591 gene encoding uncharacterized protein LOC141627591 yields the protein MVRATASTSNSANKSIQNTKNMSKTSSPVINNPKKTGPSASTVTKTKNVNEITGLAPFDLESVEINESGEAWLVQGKRKKAALATIEEEPQDLMQVTREDIQEELNFWKPSVYCFILGANPPLDVVEGFIRRIWMNYPIDKVSFLPSGIFLVRFQSVQSKDAVLRQGHFLFDNKPLIVRNWTENVELTKDDVKAVPVWFKLMNLPLKFWGKCLPKIAGLLGKYIRSDVSTMEKTRLGFARVLLEVPFGQKLPTFVKFLDEDGNIVKIVVECEWQPISCFVCGGIGHESEKCRKPKPKSTEKPVQQQWIPKKTTAPVVTVNPPSVIVPTTQPAKPVSPVIILPVTPAGTKTPEEVQHKLQVTWSKDGTYSQVQTPAKPPITMSRQEIIRAGKTNTHLSQYTFQDALNNATPKPGIGTALTGNTNRVGIGTIGSVLLPPGIRTNVCDGWSVSTNTSCHTGGRVWVLWNPSIFHVHFVHYSAQLIHMEVTEISTKFHFYCSMIYAFNDTAGRRSLWHDLNLLSSGVHIPWILCRDFNCVLSPSERLGGQTSEEEMVEFQACIDHCQLVDSPAVGSFYTWNNKQDPQTRVYSRLDRVLVNSEWLQWRPSSHAHFYNEGLFDHTPRIIRMLPIDHREKKF from the exons ATGGTGAGAGCTACTGCATCCACCTCAAATTCTgcaaataaatctatacaaaacACCAAAAACATGTCTAAAACTTCATCTCCTGTTATAAATAATCCAAAAAAAACTGGTCCTTCTGCATCTACTGTTACTAAAACGAAGAACGTTAATGAAATTACTGGTCTGGCTCCTTTTGACCTTGAATCTGTTGAAATTAATGAGAGTGGTGAAGCATGGTTGGTTCAGGGTAAGAGAAAGAAAGCAGCTTTAGCAACTATAGAGGAGGAACCTCAGGATTTGATGCAAGTTACCAGAGAGGATATTCAGGAAGAGCTTAATTTCTGGAAGCCCTCTGTTTATTGTTTCATCCTTGGTGCGAATCCCCCTTTGGATGTTGTTGAAGGGTTTATCAGGCGTATCTGGATGAACTATCCAATTGATAAGGTATCCTTCCTACCCAGTGGTATTTTCCTGGTTCGTTTTCAGTCTGTACAGAGTAAGGATGCTGTTCTCAGGCAAGGTCATTTTTTGTTTGATAATAAGCCCCTTATTGTGAGAAATTGGACTGAGAATGTTGAATTAACAAAGGATGATGTTAAAGCAGTCCCTGTATGGTTCAAATTGATGAACTTACCTTTAAAATTCTGGGGTAAGTGTCTTCCAAAAATTGCAGGACTTTTGGGTAAGTACATACGCAGTGATGTTTCTACCATGGAAAAAACCCGTCTTGGCTTTGCACGTGTTTTACTTGAAGTACCCTTTGGTCAAAAGTTACCTACTTTTGTTAAATTTCTTGATGAAGATGGTAACATTGTTAAGATTGTGGTTGAGTGTGAATGGCAACCAATTTCATGCTTTGTGTGTGGGGGTATAGGTCATGAGAGTGAGAAATGCAGGAAACCTAAACCAAAATCAACTGAGAAACCTGTTCAACAACAGTGGATCCCAAAAAAGACCACTGCTCCTGTTGTGACTGTTAACCCACCCTCTGTCATTGTGCCCACTACTCAACCAGCTAAGCCTGTATCTCCTGTGATCATTCTACCTGTGACCCCTGCTGGGACTAAGACCCCTGAGGAAGTCCAGCATAAGTTGCAGGTTACTTGGTCCAAGGATGGTACTTACAGTCAAGTTCAAACTCCTGCAAAACCACCTATCACTATGAGCAGGCAGGAAATTATTCGAGCAGGGAAAACCAATACTCACCTCAGTCAATATACTTTCCAGGATGCTTTGAACAATGCAACCCCAAAACCTGGGATTGGCACTGCTCTGACTGGCAATACTAATAGGGTGGGGATTGGTACAATTGGTAGTGTGTTACTCCCTCCTGGGA TTAGAACTAATGTGTGTGATGGTTGGTCTGTGTCTACTAACACTTCTTGTCACACTGGAGGAAGAGTATGGGTGCTCTGGAATCCTAGCATTTTTcatgttcattttgttcattatAGTGCTCAGCTCATTCATATGGAGGTTACTGAGATTAGTACAAAGTTCCATTTCTACTGTTCCATGATTTATGCCTTTAATGACACTGCTGGAAGAAGGTCCCTTTGGCATGATTTGAATCTCCTCTCAAGTGGAGTTCATATTCCTTGGATCCTTTGTAGAGATTTCAATTGTGTCTTGAGCCCTTCTGAAAGATTGGGGGGTCAAACTTCTGAGGAGGAAATGGTAGAGTTCCAGGCCTGTATTGATCATTGTCAGCTAGTGGATAGTCCTGCTGTTGGCTCCTTTTAcacttggaataacaagcagGACCCTCAGACTAGAGTGTATTCCAGGCTTGATAGGGTTCTTGTTAATAGTGAATGGCTTCAGTGGAGACCTTCTTCTCATGCCCATTTCTACAATGAAGGTCTCTTTGATCATACTCCCCGCATTATTCGGATGCTACCAATCGATCACAGGGAGAAAAAGTTTTAA